The window taacccccccccccaaaaaaaaaaaaaaaaaaaaaaaaaaaaaagtccctcgATGCCCATCACACTTCAAAGCCAAGCTGTACCTTGAGGCGGAGACGGTGTGCCATTGTCCGTCTGTGACTTGAGCTCGCGTGAGACACAGCGACCTCTGGGGATCCGGATGAAGCTGCAACACGAGACACAATCGGCCGTTGTCTAGTTGCACAGCGAAGCGATCTCGGCCGTGCTGGGAGGAGAGGACCACGAGCTCTCCTCTGCGTTGCCACGTACGGAACCTGAGGCGAGAAAAAGGGTGGTGCTTGAAGGTgctagcagagagagaaaaagaaaatgagagaaagaggacacaaaatgataacagagagaaagcgagagagagaattgtttagagagagagagtaagagagatagaccACACCAttatgtaaagagagaaaacaagagaaacacatTCCTattcaaagagagaaaggaagacagacaacaCAGAACTatttaaatagagaaagaaaatggaaaagatcaCAAACATGTTTTACAAACTTACTGTTGATAGAGTTTAGAAACTTGCTTTtgaaatgatatcagtaatggtgctgttggtaataatgatgttaaaaaggatgattataatgatgatgatggtgatgatgagcaaTATAactccgtcatcatcatcatcgtaattataatcctccttctcctcatcatcctcctcctcaacatTATAATTTATCCATTATTcatcctcatctccatcctcctcctcacttcatcctcatcatcatcaccatcctcatccctttcctcttcctcctcctcatcaccatcaccttcatcatcaccatcatcttcaccatcatcatcatcatcatcgcaaccatcatcaccacaacaatATCCAAAACACCCACAGCTTCCACTGACCTGAGATGGACGGTGGTGGTGTAGGCGAGGGGcgtgaaggagagagcgagtttgACGTAACTGTTGACCTGGAATGCCGTGGGTGTCGAGGGCGTGGCACAGTCAGGGCCAGACCAGCCAGGTTGGCACTCGCACCGCAGGTAACCCGGAGATCCGTGGCACCTGCAGAAGATAAACGAAAGGAAAGTTAATAATGCTGGAATGTCAGTGACATTTCGAGATTTCGTGTGTATTGCCttgtgtttgtatacagatagataagtagagagacagacagacagatagacagatagacatacagacatacagacaggcagacaggcagacagacagacggacggacatacagacaggcagacagacagtcagtgagacagacagacaggcagatagtcaggcagacagatatagagacagatagacagacaaacagacagacagatagtcaggcagacagacagacagacagacagacaaatagagagacagataggcagatagacagacagataggcagatagacagacagatagcctgacagacagatagacagatatacaatcggacagacagatgaatagacaaacagatagacagataattagatggatagaaaaTAAAATTTGCATTTCAACAGGTGTCGCTATATGTGTACATTACTTTCAGTAAATCAAAAGATATCATCAGAcacacatgatgatgatggtgatgatgatgatgatggtgatggtgatggtgatggtgatgattatgatgatgatgatgaaggtgatggtgatgatgatagcgatgatgatgatgatgttgaactTTAGAAACGAGACAACATTGAGTTTGACCTCAAAAGTTTTTTATTTTGAGAATTTAAGTTGCCTCATTAGAAGTTACCattgtttattttgattatacACCCTGTATCTAAAATgtattagttatttattattcattaactctgcaaatatataaatcagTGAAACGATTTTTGCAACCTTGAGACCAagcaaatttacaaaaaaaaaaaaaaaaaaaaaaaaaaaaaaatctgttttcatATTAGACAAATTTCAGAAATCTTTGACTGCAAAATCTCCAGAAAACTTTCCGGGGATGTCGATGAATTCCGAAAAGAGCCTGGGGAGATTTCTATCAGAATTGTGGCAAAACATCTGGTCCTGACATTGTTGTTTCCTCTGTGATCCAACTTCATGGAAatgcgtgtgtttatgatatataggTTGAATGAACTGACAGCATTGATTCCCTTTGATCTTTCGCtacaaggcgagagagagaaagagagagagagagagagagagagagagagagagagagagagagcgagagagagagagagagagagagagagagagagagagagagagagagagagagagacagcgagagagagagagagagagagagagacagagagagagagagagacagcgagagagagagagagagagagagagagagagagagagagagagagagagagagagagagagagagagagagagacagcgagagagagaaagagagagagagagagagagagagagagagcgagagagagagagagagagagagagagagagagagagagagagagagagagagacagcgagagagagagagagagagagagacagagagagagagagagagagagagagagagagagagagagagagagagagagagagagagagacagcgagagagagagagagagagagcgagagagagagagagagagagagagagagagagagagacagcgagagagagagagagagagagagcgagagagagagagagagagagagagagagagtgtgtgagtgtttgtgtgagtgagtgagtgagtctgtgtgtgtgtgtgtgtgtgtgtgtgcgtgcgtgtgtgtgtgtgtgtgtgtgtgtgtgtgtgtgtgtgtgtgtgtgtgtgtgtgtgtgtgtgtgtgtgtgtgtgtgtgtgtgtgttggtgtgggtgtgggttggtgtgggtgtgtgtgtgtgtgtgtgtgtgtgtgtgtgtgtgggtgtgtgtgtgtgtgtgtgtgtgtgtgtgtctaaatgcaCGCGGATACACATGGATATACGCTTTAAAGATTTACCCTTGCCCTTGGCAttcaaaatgatgaagaaaagaaactacatttaaaaaaaaaataaaatcacaataatcggcaaacaaatttactttTCAACCTACCattgacaataaaaaatagtatgaaaggaaaggaatgatgACAAGGGAATAGctagaaatacagagaaaaacgATGGAAACAATGACAAGAGAAGGCAAAAAATATACATTGCAAAAGAATTTCGACATACACTTCTACATAAAACtcgatatatatgcaaaaaaaaaaaagaaaaaagaaaaaaagatttgaaTATTGTGCACAAGTCAACTCAAAAGACCTCTGGATGATACATTAAAAAAATGCTCAAATGGAACTCGCAACGTCACCAGACTGAAGACCCGgacgtttttgtttttatttgtttatttgtaattttatcgTAGACGAAGAactctggtgatggtgatgatggtgatgatggcgatgatgataatggtgatgatgatggtgatgatgatgatgacgatgacgatgacgatgatgatgatgatgatgatgatgatgaagatgacgatgatgatgattgtgatgatgatgatgatgatggtgatgatgatgatgatgatgattgtgatgatgatgatgatgatgatgatgatgatggtgatgatgatgatggtgatgatgatgatgatggtgatgatgatgatgatgatgatgatggtgatgatgatgattatggtggtgatgataatgatgaagatgatgatgatgatgatggtaatggtgatgatgatgatgatgatggtgatgatgatgatggtgatgatgatgatgatggtggtgatgatgatgatgatgatgatggtgatgatgatgatgatgatgattatggtggtgatgataatgatgaagatgatgatgatgatgatggtaatggtgatggcgatgatgatgatgatgatgatgatgataatgaaaatgatgatagtgataataatgataatgataataacgatgatgataaagataatgataatgataataacgatgatacttataacatcactaacaataacaataacaacaacatcaacaatatcaaAGTAAACATgaacatcaacattatttttgagTGAACAAAGGGCgtgagaaacaaaaagacagatgGGCGACCCAGCCACACTAATCAGAATAACCAAGATAACGgagacagctaaaaaaaaaaaaaaaaaaaaaaaaaaaaaaaaaaaaccgggtaAGACTTGCATGAGAGGATGTTTCTAGTGttaaaatacatgaatgaataacaaaagaaataatgtaCAGGACACGTGAACACAGAACAAGAACGAGAGGGTTAAGCCATCGTAGAACAATAACCGTGATGAACTAAATATCGAAAATCAAAATCCGAGAGCCAATTAGCATTATAAGAGTTGATCTCAAGGAAATGGGGGTTTTCAAGCAGGGGAAAGGCACGCGGAATTTCAGTATTGAAAGATtatcatgtacacatacatacacacatttatacatacaaaaacagaacaaaaatctatctatatatctatctatctatctgtctaatatatgcatctatccgtatatctatctatttgtctatctatctttctatctatctatctatctatctatttatctttctatatgtatatgtatgtatgtatgtaagtatgtatgtatgtatgtataaatatatatatatatatatatatatatatatatatatatatatatatatatgtttgtatgtatgtatgtatgtatgtatgtatgtatgtatatatgtatatatgtatgtatgtatatgtatgcatgtatatatgtatgtatgtatgtatgtatgtatgcacgtatgtatctatatctatatatctatctatctatctatatatatatatatatatatatatatatatatatatatatatatatatattcaaacacacacacacacacacacacaaactcacacacacacacacacacacacacacacacacacacacacacacacacacacatatatatatatatatatatatatatatatatatatatatatatatatatatatatccatatctatgtatctatctatcttgctatatattcatatatatatatatatatatatatatatatatatatatatatatatatatacatatatatatatatccatatctatgtatctatctatcttgctatatattcatatattcatatatatatatatatatatatatatatatatatatatatatatatatttatctacatatatatatatatatatatatatatattatatatatatatatatatatatatatatatatatatatatatatatatatatatatatatatatatatatctagagagagggagagagggagaaaaagtatagataaacatgtgtatgaatatatttatatatatatatatatatatatatatatatatatatatatatatatatatgtatatatatacatatatatatatatatatatatatatatatatacatacacacacatacacacacacatacacacacacacacacacacacacacacacacacacatatatatatatatatatatatatatatatatatatagtatacatatatgtatatatatatatgcatagatatgcatacaatatgaatattcttaaacacacatatatatgtatatctagtttCATGGAGGAAGGTCGGAAAGAGATGAATGTGAAACCGGCCCAAAATGCCTCCTTCTTTCACGCTTGACTAAAATGGAAACGAAAACCTCCCGTCAGGAGATGAGGTTCCGGCTCAAAGTTGCCCGGAGATccgaggacggggggagggggagtggcaaaGTATGGGCCGTGGgtggagggtgtgggtgtgtgtgggggaggggggaggggagttttgTGTGACTGCAGGGATTGAGGacgggacgaggggggggggggggcgagttttGAGAAGGGGGATGGATTTAAGGCTTTGGATATTTgtgaatgataaggacaatggcAGTTATGACAAtactggaaataatgatgataatattgagaacaagaacaagtgttacaataacaaaaatgataatgacaataatgatagtaaagaaaaatgatgataataaaactaatactaataacaaaaaataataaataatagaaacaaaatataacaacaacaatcattttaaaaaaataaaataaaacgatattagtgataacagcaataaagccaatgataacagtaacgatactgaaaacaacaataatgataacaatcacattATCAACAAAAACCACATTGGAGACCGTACCTGCCGTGGACGCCGCAGTTGATGCCGCTGGCGAGACAATCGGCGGCCTTGCACCCCGGAGAACTCTTCTGGCCGAGGAGTCCGTGCCCCAAGTCGATCAactggaagacaaagaagacgatcCCGCTAAAGAGACAATCACGGGGAAAGATTACGTGGGGGTCACAGGTAGCGGGGAATGCCACGGCgggagaaagggtgggtggggtaTTGTCCCAGATTAATAAATCGGGTTTGTTACTGAgtcgggcgggggtggggggtgagggggagggggaggagagacgaagatggGGTTGAATGTTGAAGGGAAGTCGTGTGGAAAGAgctggtgaggatgatggtggtgatggggatacTGAAGATTacggatatatagaaaaaaatgcgcgcacacacacacacacatgtgtgtgtgtgtgtgtgtgtgtatgtgtgtgtgagtgtgtgtgtatgtgtgtgtgtgtgtatgagtgtgtcacATACAAGAAGTTCCCCATCCTACTCACCTCGCCGTTAATTCTGAGGTTCCTGACGCAGCCCCTGAGAGGGCGCCCCAGGATGGGCTTGGGCCACCCGTACACTGTGTGGGCGGGCGGCGGGTGGGCGAGCCCTCCCACCTGCAAGGGCTGGGCGGCGTTGAGCAGAAGGGCGCCCCGGGAGAGTCTCGCCGCGCCCCTGCAGGTGTGGGCGTCCGGGGGGATGGGCGGGGAGGACGTCGGAATCCCGGAGTCGTTAAGGGCGGATTTGGACGACTGGGTGGGCGGGCCGTCGATGCTGGCGCCCGAACACAGGTCCACGATCATCTCCACAAGctgtgggcgggggagaggggggagtgagagcgagagaggggggtgaggagagagagcgaaaggtttTCCTTTTAAGAATCAGCTATTGCAACAGCAATCTTGCAATACGTAAGCAAACTAGAAGAGATAAGACGATAGTAGACCCCTTACCTCGTCCTTCCAAATGAGGTCGAGCCTGTGCCACCTGGAGTCGGCGAGGGAGTAGGAGGCATTGAGGCTGAGGGCGGCCGGTCCGGCgccgaggtcgaggaggagggaggggcggccgCCGCGGAGTTCGAGGGCCAGCATGTCCGAGTTGGCCCCCTGCGCCGGCGGGAGGTGGTCGGGGCCGGAGTACAGGAGCGTCGCGTCGGGGGAGCCGGTGAGGACCTCGAGGCTGAGGTGGACCTCCGCGCACGAGGGGATGGACGGCACCCACGCCCACCCGCCGAGGTCGTCCTCGACCCGGTCGCGTTTCCCGGCTTCGTCCCCTTGCCCGCCGCCTTCGAAGTGTCTGCTCAGGATCTTGCAGCGCGACCCGAAGGTTCCGTGCGGGCAGATGCATCTGACGGAAGGGCGGGGAAAGCTGGCTAGAATTTTGTCAAATTTCTCTGTTTCACTTTTGTTGACATTCatgtgtgcctacacacacacacttgtttgatacacacacacgcatatatatatatatatatatatatatatatatatatatatatatatatatatatatatatatatgtatatatatgtatatatatatattagtatatatatgtgtgtatatatatatatatatatatatatatatatatatatatatatatatatatatatatatatatatatattttttttttttttttttttttttttttttaatgtgtatgtgtgtaaagagaaagaggaagtatggAGAGAGGGCCTCAGTTCATCCCACCTCTTCCTTTAGAATAAATCCTGGTTGCCGTCCGAAGTTCCCCTTGAACGGATGGCATCGTACATAAAACTTTGGAATTCATTTTCAAATACAAAGTCATATGAATTTCAAAGGTTAAAAATTTGGCGAATGTGCCTCTCAAGTTAGGAAAAGTCTCCTCTCCCGCATTTGCAGTTTTAGTCAGTTTTTGATTTATTCAGGGAGTAGCCAGCTTAACACAGGAATAAttccagaaagaaaaatatatatctatatatctatctatctatctatctatctatctatatatatatgtatatataatatatgtatatatatgatatatatatatatatatatatatatatatatatatatatatatatatatatgtatgtatatatattcatacatgtgtgtatatatatatatatatatatatatatatatatatatatatatatatatgtgtgtgtgtgtgtgtgtgtgtgtgtgtgtgtgtgtgtgtgtgtatgtatatacacacaaatatgcagacacaaacacacacacaaacgcacacacacacacacacacacacacacacacacacacacagacacacacatacatatatatatatatatatatatatatatatatatatatatgtatatatatatatatatatatatatatatatatatatatatatatatatatatatatatatatatgtgtgtgtgtgtgtgtgtttgtgtatacgtatatatatatata of the Penaeus chinensis breed Huanghai No. 1 chromosome 27, ASM1920278v2, whole genome shotgun sequence genome contains:
- the LOC125039365 gene encoding putative neural-cadherin 2, coding for MNVNKSETEKFDKILASFPRPSVRCICPHGTFGSRCKILSRHFEGGGQGDEAGKRDRVEDDLGGWAWVPSIPSCAEVHLSLEVLTGSPDATLLYSGPDHLPPAQGANSDMLALELRGGRPSLLLDLGAGPAALSLNASYSLADSRWHRLDLIWKDELVEMIVDLCSGASIDGPPTQSSKSALNDSGIPTSSPPIPPDAHTCRGAARLSRGALLLNAAQPLQVGGLAHPPPAHTVYGWPKPILGRPLRGCVRNLRINGELIDLGHGLLGQKSSPGCKAADCLASGINCGVHGRCHGSPGYLRCECQPGWSGPDCATPSTPTAFQVNSYVKLALSFTPLAYTTTVHLRFRTWQRRGELVVLSSQHGRDRFAVQLDNGRLCLVLQLHPDPQRSLCLTRAQVTDGQWHTVSASSALSSGFLTASVCF